CATGGACGCGTCCACGGTAATGGGCTGGATGGAAAGAATATCGGCTCCGGCCATGCCGATCTGATGCCGAAGCAGATCGGAATCCTGATCCTTCTTGGCCTTGGTCTTCAGGAACCACGGCCTGATCTCGGAATCCTCGGGAATCTTGTCCAGATCCAGCCAGACCCGCACGCCCTCGCCCGTGAACTTGTCGTACAGGCTCATGGCATAGCGACCGAAATTAAGCACGCGCATCCAGCCGTTGCCCACAGTGCAGGGCGTCAGCATCTGAATGGCGTCCGGCAGACACCAGGAGGTCTCGGAAATGGCCTCGTACAACACCCCCTCGGGCATGCGCTGCATGGCCTCGGCAACCATGTATCCGCCGATGAGCAGCCCGGGAGCCGGATAGTTGTGAAACAGGCTGGCCATCTCGATGAATTCCTCAAACGTATTGCGGCCCACCATGCGGTATTCCGCAGCCGCGGTAGCATCATAGTCTTTCATGCTGGCATTCTCCGAATAAAAAAGTATAAAGCCGGACTGTTACAAAGAGCATACCAGCACAAGCTTCTGTTTTTTCCTTCTTTTTCAAGCAGATAAAAAACAAACAGATTCCATGCCGTACGCATTTTCCGGCAAAAGCGGAAAGATATATCCTGACGACAGGACAGCCTTTCCACTTTTTCCGGAAGAAAGCAACGGACAATCATCAAAAAACAGAGCGACCAGTTTCTTCAGGCTCCCTTTCCCCCTCCCCAAAAAAACAAGCCCCTGCCTGCTTGCGCAGACAGGGGCGGGAGAGGGGTCCGACACGGATGGTTGTGCCGGATTGTTGCCATTGATCAATCGCCTGCGCCCTGATGCTGTTCGGCACCGACCCGGGGATCGCGGCTCTTGAAGAAGACCGGAATGTCGCTGCGGCCCAGAATGCGGGAACGCAGAATGGATTCCGGCAGCTTGGCCCATTCGGACCTGTTGGAATAGTAGAAGAAGAAGCCCATGGCGACCCAGGCCACCAGACACCAGCGGGAGGCCACGCCGATGTAGGCCGGGGACCCCGGAACCAGCAGCAGCACAATGCACATGACGGAGGTCAGAATGCCCACGGTGCAGCAGAACAGCCGGGTGGCCCTGTTCGTGACATCCGTGCTGCCGAGCAGGACCCGACGTGCGGCAAGGCAGGAGAACAGGTAGCCGATGCCGGTGCCCACGGAACTCATGTCCACGATCCAGACCACGACCGAACGGCCTGCGAACGGGGTCAGCAGCACGATGGCGATGGTGAACAGAATGGCCTTGTAGGGCGAACGGTACTTGGGATGGATATCACCGAACCAGGAAGGAAGAATGCCGCCGCGAGCCATGCTGAGCAGCAGGCGGGACGTGGCAATGTAAAAGCCGTTGATGCCGGTGCACACAGCGCCCATGACCGCACAGGCCAGCACGATGGCGCCGAACTTGCCAAAGGCCAGCTTGGCGACTTCGCCCGTGGCCCAGGCAGTTCCGCCAGCCTCGCGCAGAGCGTCCATTTTGGCCAGCATGTCCGGATACGGAATCGCAATGGCCACGGCCAGCGTGACAAGGCTGTACAGCACAACGCCGCACAGAATGGCAATGATCATGATGTTGCGTGCCCGGGCCGGATCAAAGGAGAATTCCTCGGCAGCCTGAGGAACCGTATCGAATCCCACGAAAAGGAAGGGAGAGATGGCAAAGATGAGCAGCACGCAGGAAAGCATGGTGCGATGCTCGGCAAACAAGGGCATGAGATTGCTGAAATGCGCGGTTTCAAGTGAAGCGGTACCGCCAAACAGGGAAACAATGCCCACGGTCAGCAGAAAGGCAAGAACAACCTGCAGTTTTCCGGCAAAGCTGACGCCCCGATAGTTGAGCCAGCCGAAGAGCAGGGTCGCGCCGGTCATGAGCATGGTTTCGCCCATGTAGACTTCCCACCCTGCTATGGAATAGAGCGGCCCGAACTCGAAAACGCCGGGAAAAAGAAAACGGAAAATCAGGGCGAGTGCGGCAATGTCGATGCCGATGATGGCGATGTAGCCGAGCACGAGCGCCCAACCGCAGATGAATGCCGCAGTAGGGCCGTATCCCACATAGGCATAGGCAAACGCACCTCCGGCAACCGGAGCGTACTTGATCATGTAGCTGTAGCAGACCGCCACGAAGCAGAGCAGGAACGCGCCGACCGCGAATCCGATCAGGGTGCCAAGGGGACCGGCCTGGGGAAGAAACATGTCGCCGGGAAGAACAAAGCATCCCCAACCGACTATCGAACCGAGCGCCAACGCCCAGACCTGTGCCGGGGAAAGCGATTTTTCCAATTTCAACTGTTCGTCTTGTGCCATGGTAGCTCTCTTCAATCTTAAAGAGTTCAAAACAATGTAGCCCGTGTCGTTTTCGGCAGGCCCGTACCAACAAGCTTCCGGGTACGGGTCGGTCGGCCCAAGCGTATGCCGACCGGTTTCTGCCGCGGACGCAACCGCCGGAAGCGTCCGATAACTGGCTGCCATGCAGTCGATTCCACAGTTCGTGGGCGCATGGCCTTCTCATGACCGCAGAGGAGCGAACGATTCCTCCACACTCTCTTCAGGTGAATGCAAATTCGCGAAATGCTGATCCGAAGAGAGCAAAGACGATGCCAATACGTGAAATTCTTCACCATCTTTTCAACTATCTAAAAAAACTATGCTTTTTGAAATCAGTAAAAAAGTTGGTCAATGGAAGAATAAAAAAAATATCTTTTTCGAAAGTTTTCTTTCCTTTTTCGAAAATTTCTTCTCGTTACATTCCGCAAAGCGACATTGATAGAAAAATGGGAGAGCAAAGAAAACCATTATTTTTAAACCAATAAAAACAATATATTACGAGACAAACAACTTTTGAGGCATGTTGTTTGGAGCAAAATGGACAAGCGGCACCGGCTTTGCAAACAGCGCATTCGTTCCTTTTTTCTTTTTCACGATCGTACGAAATGAGCATTTTCCCAATGCGGTATCCGCAATGAGTCACTCCGGAAATCGAACCAAAATGGGAGCCATTAAAAAGCGCTTGAAAATACTGGCAATTGAGGCAAACCTCTCTTGGCCGGCAACGCTCGGGCGCCCCCTTGCGACACAAAGTGAGTCAATGCAGATCGGGAAAAAACGCACAAGGACGACCGTGCAAGCCACAACGATCCGGGAGAAAAAACATGTCTGAAAAATCATGCGAAACCTTGGTACGGGAAATCATTGATCTGGAACTGGCCATGTTTCTGGCCGTGAAGAATCGCGGAGGAACGTCCCTGTGTCAGGAGCATCCGGATTCCTTCCGCCTGATGCGGGAAATCACGCATGCCGTGCTCCCGCTTTCCTTCCTCGAATCGTATTTGAACGATCTGAAGCAGGGCGTGCAGGATGCTCGCAACTTCATGAGTGAAAAATACGCACTCATGGAATCCCTGATCCCTCCCCTGAACACGGACCCGTGCATTGACGCGATCGTGGATGCGGAATCCGCGTGGCGGGCCGAGGTGGCTGCGGAATTTCCCAAGACAGTGCAACCGGAAGGCCGCGAAGGATTTCGTCTGTATCTGGGATGCGAGCTCCAGACCTATTCCCCGGCCACCCTTGCCGAATACACCCGATTCGTGGATGCGGCGCATGCGGAAAACCGCAATCCGGTACGGGAACGGTATGAACTGCTGATGCGCAAACTCGGCTACGGCTCGCTCAAGGAATGCGAAGCCAGCCGGGTGGTGCGCTAGCAACGGGCCACGGAGGCAACATCCAATGCCGGATTTCCTTTCCCTGCTTGTCTTCTGTGCCTGGTTCGCGGGCGGGTTCGTCTCCGGAGTCAGCGGCATCGGCGGGGCGCTGGTGGCCGTGCCGGTCGCGGCCATGTTCATCCCCATGCATGAGGTCATCCCGCTCAGCTGTCTGCTGAACGTGGTCATGGACGGCTGCATAGCCTGCATGCATTTCCGCCACTGCCGCGTGTCCGCGCTGTGGCCCATGCTGGTGGGCTCCCTGCCCGGTGCGTTCGCCGGACTGTTCATCCTCCAGATCGTGTCAGGCTCCATACTGCAGGGGGGCGTCGGCGCGCTGCTGCTCTATTACGTCTATTGGCAGAGCACCTTCAAGGTGAAGCAAACCCATCCGGAATCATGGACCAGAGGCGGAGCCGCCGGATTCGGCGCAGGCCTGCTGGGAACGGCCATCTCGTTCGACGGCCCGCCCATCGGCGCATACGGACTGTATGTAGGCTGGTCTCCGCGCGTGTTTCTGGGAACCCTTGGCGTGTTTTTCGTGCTTCGGGGAACCATGACCTGCGTGCTTCAGGCCTCGGCAGGCATGTACACTCCGGCCCTGCTGGATTACGCCATGTACGGCGTGCCCGCCACCATGCTGGGTACACTCTGCGCCTTCCCCGTGGTCAAGCGCATCAATGTCGAGACATTCCGCCGCGTGCTCACGGTCGTGATCGCCCTTGCGGGACTGGTCTGTCTGGGACGCTCTCTCTTCTGATTCCGAACGCCGGCAATCAGCCCGGGCTGCGCACAGGGGGCAATCAATCCTCGTCCTCGATTCCCAACTGCCTGATCTTGTAGCGCAGCCCGGCTCCGGTGATTTCCAGAATGCGGGCCGCCTTGGCCACATTTCCTCCGGTGACGCGCAGCACGTTGCGGATGCACTGGGCTTCATACTCCTGAACGCAATTCTTGAGCGGAATCACGCTGCTCTTCCTGACTCCCTGATAGTCGAAATAGTTTGCTGCGGACACGACTGGTTCGGCAGCCTTGCGATGCAGGGAAATCGACGACGCGGGCTGCAGAGCCGGAGATGCGGCACACGCCTCGCGAAAATGCCGGGGCAGACAACGCTCCTCGATCAGGTTGCCTTCGCCAAGCAGGGCGAGACTGCCTTCGATGACATGTTGCAGTTCGCGAATATTGCCGGGCCATGCGTATTCGGAAAACACCTTCAGCACATGGTCGGCAATGTCAATGGGGCCGGACGTGCGCACATGTTCGGACCTGTCGATGAACGTACGGGCCAGAAGCGGAATGTCGGTCCTGCGGTCGCGCAGCGGTGGCACGGCGATGCCCACCACGGCCAGCCGATAGAAGAGGTCTCGCCGAAGCAGCTCCTGCTCCACGGCATTGAGCGGGTCCACGTTCAGAATGCTGATGACGCGAATGTCGACCGGTACCTCGGTTCTGGAGCCGAGCCGACGAACGCGCTTTTCCTGCAGCACGCGAAGCAGCTTGGCCTGCAATCCCATGGGCATGGAATTGAGTTCGTCCAGCAGCAGGGTTCCGCCGTCCGCCTCCTCGAAAAGCCCGGGCTTGTCCGACGCATCGGTAAACGCGCCCTTGGCCGTGCCGAACAGGATGCCCTCCAGCAGATTCTCGGGAATGGCCGCGCAGTTCACCGGAACCAGCGGATGTTCACTCCGGGTGCTCGCCGCATGAATGGCCTGTGCCACCAGTTCCTTGCCCGTGCCGCTCTCGCCCCAGATCATGACATGGGAGGAAGCCTGCGAAGCAGCTCTGGCCTCGTCGATCACCTCGTGCAGGGCCTCGTCCTCACCAACCAGACTGTCGAACGTGTAATACTCGAACCTGGCGGCCTTTGCCCCCGAGGCTCTGGCTGAACCGGTCCTGTGCTCCGCCAATGAAGTGGTCCCGGTCCAGATGGTGAAGGCGATGACCCCATCCAGCCTTCCGTGATCGAAAAGCGGAAAGAAATCCGAAACCGTCCCGGCCAGA
Above is a window of Pseudodesulfovibrio tunisiensis DNA encoding:
- a CDS encoding APC family permease, which produces MAQDEQLKLEKSLSPAQVWALALGSIVGWGCFVLPGDMFLPQAGPLGTLIGFAVGAFLLCFVAVCYSYMIKYAPVAGGAFAYAYVGYGPTAAFICGWALVLGYIAIIGIDIAALALIFRFLFPGVFEFGPLYSIAGWEVYMGETMLMTGATLLFGWLNYRGVSFAGKLQVVLAFLLTVGIVSLFGGTASLETAHFSNLMPLFAEHRTMLSCVLLIFAISPFLFVGFDTVPQAAEEFSFDPARARNIMIIAILCGVVLYSLVTLAVAIAIPYPDMLAKMDALREAGGTAWATGEVAKLAFGKFGAIVLACAVMGAVCTGINGFYIATSRLLLSMARGGILPSWFGDIHPKYRSPYKAILFTIAIVLLTPFAGRSVVVWIVDMSSVGTGIGYLFSCLAARRVLLGSTDVTNRATRLFCCTVGILTSVMCIVLLLVPGSPAYIGVASRWCLVAWVAMGFFFYYSNRSEWAKLPESILRSRILGRSDIPVFFKSRDPRVGAEQHQGAGD
- a CDS encoding DUF4125 family protein; this encodes MSEKSCETLVREIIDLELAMFLAVKNRGGTSLCQEHPDSFRLMREITHAVLPLSFLESYLNDLKQGVQDARNFMSEKYALMESLIPPLNTDPCIDAIVDAESAWRAEVAAEFPKTVQPEGREGFRLYLGCELQTYSPATLAEYTRFVDAAHAENRNPVRERYELLMRKLGYGSLKECEASRVVR
- a CDS encoding sulfite exporter TauE/SafE family protein; translation: MPDFLSLLVFCAWFAGGFVSGVSGIGGALVAVPVAAMFIPMHEVIPLSCLLNVVMDGCIACMHFRHCRVSALWPMLVGSLPGAFAGLFILQIVSGSILQGGVGALLLYYVYWQSTFKVKQTHPESWTRGGAAGFGAGLLGTAISFDGPPIGAYGLYVGWSPRVFLGTLGVFFVLRGTMTCVLQASAGMYTPALLDYAMYGVPATMLGTLCAFPVVKRINVETFRRVLTVVIALAGLVCLGRSLF
- a CDS encoding sigma-54 interaction domain-containing protein encodes the protein MYFDREKFSNVNRKSVLTPEMKAIWDDMGLGVAVVNADGICEYMNPIQQRIDGFSSLPVVGEHITNLYVPHELECIPTMECLRKGEPLLKKSYFYKTTKNYLAGTVSDFFPLFDHGRLDGVIAFTIWTGTTSLAEHRTGSARASGAKAARFEYYTFDSLVGEDEALHEVIDEARAASQASSHVMIWGESGTGKELVAQAIHAASTRSEHPLVPVNCAAIPENLLEGILFGTAKGAFTDASDKPGLFEEADGGTLLLDELNSMPMGLQAKLLRVLQEKRVRRLGSRTEVPVDIRVISILNVDPLNAVEQELLRRDLFYRLAVVGIAVPPLRDRRTDIPLLARTFIDRSEHVRTSGPIDIADHVLKVFSEYAWPGNIRELQHVIEGSLALLGEGNLIEERCLPRHFREACAASPALQPASSISLHRKAAEPVVSAANYFDYQGVRKSSVIPLKNCVQEYEAQCIRNVLRVTGGNVAKAARILEITGAGLRYKIRQLGIEDED